One window of the Candidatus Phycorickettsia trachydisci genome contains the following:
- the sucC gene encoding ADP-forming succinate--CoA ligase subunit beta — protein MNIHEYQAKQLLAASGLRILPGVAITSQDQIKPTIESFDSDMYVVKAQVHSGGRGKAGGIIVAKNKKEAVEACNKLWNKTLVTKQSGPKGKLISKLYIEGSCSIVHEYYCSMLIDRSKNLISIIISQEGGMDIEEVASKSPEKIFTVNIDPLIGISSFIYRKITLMLGLPVSMISEVKQTIGGIYSLFMQKDASLIEINPLVLTSDDKLVVLDAKIGFDENGLFRHKDILDLKDPTQEDPLEIKAAQLGISYVKMDGNIGCMVNGAGLAMATMDLIKLKGGSPANFLDVGGGADKNKVAEAFKIILSDTAVKGVLVNIFGGILRCDVIAEGIIAATKELKINVPLVVRLAGTNFEQGNKILDNAGLNIHSASDLNEAASKIVSLSNSSIS, from the coding sequence ATGAACATCCACGAATACCAAGCAAAACAGCTGCTTGCAGCCAGCGGCTTAAGGATTTTACCGGGCGTAGCCATAACTTCTCAAGATCAAATCAAACCTACTATTGAATCATTTGATTCAGATATGTATGTTGTAAAGGCTCAAGTACATTCAGGTGGAAGAGGCAAAGCTGGAGGAATTATTGTAGCTAAAAATAAAAAAGAAGCAGTAGAAGCATGTAACAAGCTTTGGAATAAAACTTTAGTTACAAAACAATCTGGCCCAAAAGGCAAATTGATTAGCAAGCTTTATATTGAGGGTAGTTGCAGTATAGTTCATGAGTACTACTGCAGTATGCTGATTGATCGAAGCAAAAATTTGATTAGTATTATTATTTCTCAAGAAGGGGGTATGGATATCGAAGAAGTAGCTAGCAAATCTCCCGAGAAAATTTTCACGGTCAATATTGATCCACTGATTGGTATTAGCTCTTTTATTTATCGTAAAATTACACTTATGTTAGGGTTGCCTGTAAGCATGATAAGTGAAGTAAAGCAAACAATTGGCGGAATATATTCATTATTCATGCAAAAAGATGCTTCTTTAATTGAGATTAATCCTTTAGTTCTAACTTCAGATGATAAGTTAGTAGTTTTAGATGCAAAAATTGGTTTTGATGAAAACGGATTATTTAGACATAAAGACATACTAGACTTAAAAGATCCAACTCAAGAAGATCCATTGGAAATTAAAGCAGCTCAGCTTGGAATTAGCTATGTCAAAATGGATGGCAACATCGGTTGTATGGTTAATGGTGCAGGTCTTGCTATGGCAACCATGGATTTGATTAAGCTTAAAGGAGGCAGTCCCGCAAACTTTTTAGATGTTGGAGGAGGGGCTGATAAGAATAAAGTTGCAGAGGCATTTAAAATCATATTATCTGATACAGCTGTGAAAGGTGTGTTAGTCAATATTTTTGGTGGTATTTTGCGCTGTGATGTAATTGCAGAAGGAATTATTGCAGCTACAAAAGAGCTAAAAATTAATGTACCTCTTGTTGTAAGGCTTGCTGGTACTAACTTTGAGCAAGGTAACAAAATATTAGATAATGCCGGTCTTAATATACACTCAGCAAGCGATCTGAATGAAGCAGCAAGCAAAATAGTATCACTTAGTAACAGTTCAATTTCATAA
- a CDS encoding phosphodiester glycosidase family protein: MKKAFWVVVLIFHALLVCACYEYERKVDGRHTIHIVTIDPKNFDIDIVKAESSNDRETIDSIAKRINAEIAINGGFFEINQHASKPSGTLVIKGKSYKIINRPQPLIIIDSKGLSIKFANPINYVKESVISGMPILVQDSKIPENIAQRNTAFYTSAHARTSLGIRGDGKIIIVIAEHRYGRDLMSITMGEIQSLIQEKREVLSKQFGCKNPGSITLNELKNILKAEFQQEGTFVGLSILELDRFMQSLGCKDAINLDGGGSSTLWIKDKVVNQTFGDEDEAVGLKVLRPVHDAIVFKKPKP, translated from the coding sequence ATGAAAAAAGCATTTTGGGTAGTCGTATTAATTTTTCATGCATTATTAGTTTGCGCTTGTTATGAATACGAAAGAAAGGTAGATGGACGTCACACTATCCATATAGTTACAATAGATCCTAAAAATTTTGATATTGATATTGTCAAAGCTGAATCATCCAATGATAGAGAAACAATTGACTCAATTGCTAAACGCATTAATGCTGAGATAGCTATTAATGGTGGGTTTTTTGAAATTAACCAGCACGCTAGTAAGCCGAGCGGCACTTTGGTGATCAAAGGAAAAAGTTACAAGATTATCAATAGACCACAGCCTTTAATTATAATTGATTCTAAAGGTTTAAGTATTAAATTCGCTAACCCTATTAATTACGTGAAAGAATCCGTTATTTCAGGTATGCCTATTCTTGTCCAAGATAGTAAAATACCAGAAAACATTGCGCAGAGAAATACTGCATTTTATACTTCTGCTCATGCTCGCACGTCTTTAGGGATAAGGGGAGATGGAAAAATTATCATAGTGATAGCTGAACATAGATATGGACGAGATTTAATGAGTATCACTATGGGAGAAATTCAATCTTTAATTCAAGAAAAGAGAGAAGTACTTTCAAAACAGTTTGGTTGCAAGAACCCGGGATCTATCACCTTAAATGAATTAAAAAACATCCTTAAAGCAGAATTTCAACAAGAAGGTACATTTGTAGGACTTAGTATATTAGAGCTTGATCGTTTTATGCAAAGCTTAGGATGTAAGGATGCTATTAATTTAGATGGAGGGGGGTCATCTACTTTATGGATTAAGGATAAAGTTGTAAATCAAACTTTTGGTGACGAAGATGAAGCTGTGGGTCTAAAAGTGTTGCGTCCAGTACATGATGCAATTGTATTTAAGAAGCCAAAGCCCTAA
- a CDS encoding DNA polymerase beta superfamily protein: MIITPLISHEAKLHIQNKLQQVAKEQDVQILLAVESGSRAWGFPSKDSDYDVRFIYVRKKNTYLSVKNYRDVIEVPVLYDEVLGVPFDLNGWDIRKALQLALKSNPVLIEWLVSPVCYMSDFNIITKIKTFAQKIANLHTFCYHYHNVAKNSWQQIQESPEQVRLKLYCYALRPILVLQWMLIHQQTPPMHMQALCNGVNADHKLLEEIKDLINKKLIANEKDLIKRNFILDSYISHILENKAGYSKEILENTEFIEQADNLFRDIVFKST; encoded by the coding sequence ATGATTATTACACCTTTAATTAGTCACGAAGCTAAACTACATATTCAAAATAAACTACAACAAGTAGCAAAAGAACAAGATGTGCAAATTTTGCTTGCGGTAGAGTCTGGAAGTCGTGCTTGGGGATTCCCATCTAAAGATAGCGATTATGATGTGCGGTTTATCTATGTGCGTAAAAAAAATACATACCTTTCTGTTAAAAATTATCGAGATGTAATTGAAGTACCCGTGTTGTATGATGAAGTACTTGGTGTGCCTTTCGATTTGAATGGATGGGATATTCGTAAAGCTTTACAACTTGCCCTAAAATCAAACCCAGTATTGATTGAATGGTTGGTATCACCAGTATGTTACATGTCTGATTTTAACATAATCACAAAAATAAAAACTTTTGCACAAAAAATAGCAAATTTACACACGTTTTGCTATCACTATCATAATGTTGCTAAGAATTCATGGCAGCAAATCCAAGAAAGTCCTGAACAAGTAAGATTAAAACTTTATTGTTATGCTTTGAGACCTATTTTAGTTTTGCAATGGATGTTGATTCATCAGCAAACTCCTCCGATGCACATGCAAGCTTTGTGTAATGGTGTTAATGCTGATCATAAACTACTTGAAGAGATTAAAGATTTAATCAATAAAAAATTGATTGCTAATGAAAAAGACTTAATTAAACGCAATTTTATATTAGATAGTTATATTTCTCATATCTTGGAAAATAAAGCAGGGTATAGTAAAGAAATATTGGAAAATACTGAATTTATAGAACAGGCTGATAATTTATTTCGAGATATAGTTTTTAAATCAACTTAA
- a CDS encoding IS1 family transposase yields the protein MDRDRRRTIGWVIGNRDVKTFRRLYDQVKHLKTCIFYTDDWSAFKQVLPPKRHVVGKEHTLTIERDNSNTRHHLGRMTRKTKVVSKSLEMVDITLKMWCALTDQNIFKVFQSRALSIFM from the coding sequence GTGGATCGTGATAGAAGGAGAACCATTGGATGGGTTATCGGCAATCGTGATGTTAAAACCTTCCGAAGATTGTATGATCAAGTCAAGCATCTAAAGACTTGCATTTTTTATACAGATGATTGGAGTGCTTTCAAACAAGTTTTACCTCCAAAACGTCATGTTGTAGGCAAAGAGCACACCTTGACTATAGAGAGAGACAATAGCAATACTCGCCATCATTTAGGGCGTATGACCAGAAAGACCAAAGTGGTCTCTAAGTCCTTAGAAATGGTAGATATAACCTTAAAAATGTGGTGTGCTTTGACAGATCAGAATATCTTCAAAGTTTTTCAGAGTAGAGCTTTATCTATCTTTATGTAA
- the sucD gene encoding succinate--CoA ligase subunit alpha, with the protein MSILVDKNTKVICQGFTGDNGTFHSTQAINYGTKMVGGVTPGKGGHTHLGLPVFETVYDAVKTTNADASVIYVPAPFAAEAILEAIDAELKLVVCITEGIPILDMLKVRRAINNSKTKLIGPNCPGIITPEECKIGIMPGYIHKKGNVGIVSRSGTLTYEAVAQTTAVGLGQSTCIGMGGDPIHGLGFVEIIEMFLADPDTTSIIMIGEIGGSDEENAAELIKNSKIKKPTVGFIAGRTAPKGKRMGHAGAIISGNSGSPEHKVEKLKEAGVVVSDSPGEIGITLSNLLKNL; encoded by the coding sequence ATGTCTATTTTAGTTGATAAAAATACCAAAGTAATTTGCCAAGGATTTACTGGAGATAATGGAACATTTCACTCCACTCAGGCAATAAATTATGGTACGAAAATGGTAGGGGGGGTGACTCCTGGCAAAGGTGGCCACACACATTTAGGACTGCCTGTATTTGAAACCGTGTATGATGCTGTAAAGACAACAAATGCGGATGCCAGCGTGATTTATGTTCCCGCTCCTTTTGCAGCTGAAGCAATATTAGAAGCAATAGATGCAGAGTTAAAGCTTGTTGTATGTATCACGGAAGGTATTCCTATACTTGATATGCTAAAAGTTCGCAGAGCCATTAATAACTCTAAAACAAAGCTTATTGGACCAAATTGTCCGGGTATTATCACTCCAGAAGAGTGTAAAATAGGTATTATGCCTGGTTACATACATAAAAAGGGGAATGTGGGGATTGTTTCAAGATCTGGCACATTAACTTACGAAGCTGTAGCTCAAACTACCGCTGTAGGACTGGGACAATCTACTTGCATTGGTATGGGGGGCGATCCTATACATGGCTTAGGATTTGTTGAAATTATTGAGATGTTTCTAGCAGATCCAGATACAACATCTATCATCATGATAGGTGAAATAGGTGGTAGTGATGAAGAAAACGCTGCAGAGCTTATTAAAAACAGTAAAATTAAAAAACCAACTGTTGGATTTATTGCAGGCAGGACTGCGCCAAAAGGAAAACGCATGGGCCATGCTGGCGCAATCATATCAGGTAACTCTGGTTCTCCTGAGCATAAAGTTGAAAAGCTAAAAGAAGCTGGTGTGGTAGTTAGTGACTCACCAGGAGAAATTGGTATAACTCTATCAAACTTACTTAAAAATCTTTAA
- a CDS encoding pentapeptide repeat-containing protein, translating to MRPILNLFLISSLISGCSFNSQNDQSREFIDYIKNARANQKPLDVASNYSSVLENLNIKGYDLSNINLSNVQIINSSFLQVDFSGANFQNAQIQNSKLEASRFVRVNFESVNIQGSSFEGSVFDTSVWKNVTLIHADLISIAFKVSTIEDCSFKDSYLDKAVFTQSLIKNSKFKNNSMQTLAVDNTQIANNVFLGVNLSKSTWNKVKLDKAIGSDNDLSSSKFTDTTLNHFKLPKSNFNNSTFKGGSIIDSNFSNSFFVRSSFDKTQIQGCNFKNSYFNYAAVNFIDSSGMSVIYDKANAYSDPLEANLK from the coding sequence ATGCGCCCAATACTAAACCTATTTTTAATATCAAGTTTAATTTCAGGATGTAGTTTTAATTCTCAAAATGATCAAAGTAGAGAATTTATAGATTACATCAAAAACGCTAGAGCAAATCAAAAACCCCTTGACGTTGCAAGCAACTACAGTTCAGTGTTGGAGAACCTAAATATTAAGGGATATGACTTGTCTAATATTAATTTATCCAATGTACAAATAATCAATAGTAGCTTTTTACAAGTAGATTTCTCAGGTGCAAATTTCCAAAACGCCCAAATTCAAAATAGTAAACTTGAAGCAAGTAGATTTGTGCGCGTTAACTTTGAATCGGTAAATATTCAAGGCTCAAGTTTCGAAGGATCAGTATTTGATACTTCAGTTTGGAAAAATGTTACTTTGATTCACGCTGATTTAATTAGCATAGCTTTTAAAGTTTCTACTATAGAAGATTGCAGTTTCAAGGATTCTTATTTAGATAAAGCGGTCTTTACTCAAAGCCTAATTAAAAATTCAAAGTTCAAGAATAATAGTATGCAAACTTTAGCTGTGGATAATACTCAAATAGCTAATAATGTGTTTTTAGGTGTTAATTTAAGCAAAAGCACTTGGAACAAGGTCAAATTAGATAAGGCGATTGGCAGCGATAACGATTTAAGTAGCTCAAAATTTACAGATACTACATTAAATCATTTCAAGCTTCCTAAAAGTAACTTTAATAACTCAACTTTCAAAGGTGGGAGCATAATTGATTCAAATTTTTCTAATTCTTTTTTCGTTAGAAGCAGTTTTGATAAGACGCAAATTCAGGGTTGTAATTTTAAGAATTCTTACTTTAATTATGCAGCGGTCAATTTTATCGATAGCTCAGGTATGAGTGTAATATACGATAAGGCAAACGCATATAGCGATCCCTTAGAAGCGAATCTAAAGTAG
- a CDS encoding toxin-antitoxin system YwqK family antitoxin, whose protein sequence is MKKYIETKEYDDGSRGRFEKLNGKHDGLWQIFYPNGKIKWERQMSKGLDHGYSRKFNQDDYLVEERYYFKDVLDGCSKIFDDMGRLKEETFFDMGYALREKVYDAEGNVIKDETKDNLVSYDATKLLNPQWGFLKLI, encoded by the coding sequence ATGAAGAAATATATAGAAACTAAAGAATATGATGACGGGTCTAGAGGACGTTTTGAAAAATTAAATGGCAAGCATGATGGCCTTTGGCAAATTTTCTATCCAAACGGTAAAATTAAGTGGGAAAGGCAGATGTCTAAAGGACTTGATCATGGTTATTCTAGGAAATTTAACCAAGATGACTACCTTGTAGAAGAAAGGTACTATTTTAAAGATGTTTTAGACGGTTGTTCGAAGATTTTTGACGATATGGGCAGATTAAAAGAAGAAACTTTTTTTGATATGGGATACGCCTTAAGAGAAAAAGTTTATGATGCTGAGGGTAATGTGATAAAAGATGAAACAAAAGATAATTTAGTATCATATGATGCAACAAAGTTGCTCAATCCGCAATGGGGTTTCTTAAAGTTAATATAA
- a CDS encoding mannose-1-phosphate guanylyltransferase produces the protein MQQKIKPVIMAGGCGTRLWPLSINSKPKQFIKVDNNLSPIQQAIIRNACFGRPTIIVNNKHKNLAQKEIAELGIECDVIVEPSGKGTALCAIIAAIFAKEKDFTTVMLIPADHQIKDNYAYTQTVLQATAHTNDHNVVTIGIKPTKFSSKYGYIKKGIKIEDGAFEVTKFVEKPALISSNYFQRGFFWNSGIFLYQPSKFLSIVRTTHSHLLDLAESIWENKKEVKGRNIYLDEEKYNQIQGIGSIDHEFMEQMTNVAMVEGRFDWFDIGDLSTFLDVISKDLNSNHLSDNTFTNNVKNCCVIHDKKVTIVVGMQDTIIISNKECLLIASKEKMQELEASIESLRGQC, from the coding sequence ATGCAACAAAAGATAAAACCAGTGATAATGGCTGGCGGATGTGGCACTAGGCTTTGGCCTTTATCTATTAATAGCAAACCAAAACAATTTATTAAAGTTGATAATAATTTAAGTCCTATTCAACAGGCTATTATTCGTAATGCTTGCTTTGGACGGCCAACAATAATAGTCAATAACAAACACAAAAACCTTGCACAAAAGGAAATAGCAGAGCTTGGCATTGAGTGTGATGTAATAGTTGAGCCTTCGGGAAAAGGTACGGCGCTTTGTGCTATTATTGCAGCTATCTTTGCTAAAGAAAAGGACTTTACTACCGTTATGCTTATCCCAGCAGATCATCAAATCAAAGACAATTATGCTTATACTCAAACTGTTTTGCAAGCAACTGCGCACACTAATGATCATAACGTAGTGACTATTGGAATAAAGCCGACAAAGTTTAGCTCTAAATATGGATATATTAAAAAGGGCATAAAAATTGAAGATGGAGCATTTGAAGTAACGAAGTTTGTAGAAAAACCAGCGCTAATTTCTAGCAATTATTTTCAAAGGGGTTTTTTCTGGAATAGTGGGATTTTTTTATATCAACCATCTAAATTTTTATCTATAGTACGTACTACTCACAGTCATTTATTAGATCTTGCTGAATCAATTTGGGAAAATAAGAAGGAAGTAAAAGGCCGCAATATATACTTAGATGAAGAAAAGTATAACCAAATACAAGGGATCGGAAGTATTGACCATGAATTTATGGAGCAGATGACAAATGTCGCAATGGTTGAAGGAAGGTTTGATTGGTTTGATATTGGTGATTTAAGTACGTTTTTAGACGTTATCAGCAAAGATTTAAACAGCAACCATCTTTCTGATAATACTTTTACAAATAATGTTAAGAACTGCTGCGTAATACATGATAAAAAGGTCACGATTGTTGTAGGTATGCAGGATACGATTATTATTAGTAATAAGGAATGTTTACTAATTGCATCTAAAGAAAAAATGCAAGAACTAGAGGCTTCGATAGAAAGTTTGCGTGGTCAGTGTTAA
- a CDS encoding tetratricopeptide repeat protein, with the protein MFKKILLILQSLFFASSAPVASHHNRNKALDYVQKGLSLMGQGRHEEAIKNYDTAIDLYPNDANFYYAKAIIFGELEKHERVLSYCDKAITLKLKNSMPYYNKAVVLSNLEQKQEALEVCNRPTNTYKLKNFVITVMGHTN; encoded by the coding sequence ATGTTTAAAAAAATCCTATTAATCCTCCAAAGTTTATTTTTTGCATCCAGCGCTCCTGTCGCATCTCATCACAATAGGAACAAGGCGCTAGATTATGTCCAAAAAGGTCTTAGTCTAATGGGTCAAGGCAGGCATGAAGAAGCAATTAAGAATTATGATACGGCAATAGATCTATATCCAAATGATGCTAACTTTTATTATGCTAAAGCGATTATCTTCGGTGAGTTAGAGAAACATGAACGGGTTTTGAGTTATTGTGATAAGGCTATAACTTTAAAGCTAAAAAATTCCATGCCTTACTACAATAAGGCTGTTGTTCTTAGTAATTTAGAGCAAAAACAAGAAGCTCTAGAAGTATGTAATAGACCTACCAATACCTATAAGCTCAAAAATTTTGTCATCACAGTTATGGGTCATACTAATTAG
- a CDS encoding DNA polymerase beta superfamily protein, translating to MEIIVQIKYGSHLYGLDTADSDLDIKGVYIPEVRDILLQRVPPVVCYNRPKGQGEKNNSKDIDYELYNLQKFLNLLSKGHPVALEMLFAPDFAMLFPPKNEWFQIKKLAPQLLTKKGGAFVSYCKHQANKYGLNESRIAASRIALEFLIEAENRYGVKTKLKVIEEKLNNLSNVNRFLSVIKDPEVSRKVGYYFDICGKKIFLNSSIKSARIIAQHLVDEYNKIIMKAETNQDIDWKVLSHVVRLGHQAIELLTTNHITFPRPEAKHLLKIKQGCLPFKQISEEIERPLIDIEAAMIDSTLPNNFDPIIIDNFIEHVYGTKVKKRL from the coding sequence ATGGAAATTATTGTGCAAATTAAGTACGGATCTCACTTATATGGCCTAGATACAGCAGATTCTGATCTTGATATTAAAGGGGTCTATATTCCTGAGGTACGCGATATACTTTTGCAAAGGGTTCCCCCGGTTGTCTGTTATAATAGGCCTAAAGGTCAAGGAGAGAAGAATAATTCTAAAGATATTGATTATGAACTTTACAATCTCCAAAAATTTTTAAATTTACTGTCTAAAGGTCATCCGGTAGCTTTAGAAATGCTCTTTGCACCAGATTTTGCTATGCTTTTTCCTCCAAAAAATGAATGGTTTCAGATTAAAAAACTTGCTCCACAATTGCTAACAAAAAAAGGAGGTGCTTTTGTGAGTTATTGTAAGCATCAAGCTAATAAATACGGTCTTAATGAATCTCGTATAGCTGCATCACGTATAGCATTAGAATTTTTGATTGAGGCAGAAAATAGATATGGTGTAAAAACAAAGCTTAAAGTCATTGAGGAGAAACTGAATAATTTATCTAACGTTAACAGATTCTTATCTGTGATTAAAGATCCGGAAGTAAGTCGAAAGGTTGGCTATTACTTCGATATCTGCGGCAAAAAAATTTTTTTAAATTCAAGTATTAAGTCCGCTCGTATTATTGCTCAGCATCTTGTGGACGAATACAATAAAATAATTATGAAGGCAGAAACAAATCAAGATATCGATTGGAAAGTTCTATCTCATGTAGTGCGTTTAGGACATCAGGCAATTGAGCTACTTACTACCAATCACATAACATTTCCAAGACCAGAAGCGAAACATTTGCTTAAGATTAAACAAGGCTGTTTACCATTTAAACAAATCAGCGAAGAGATAGAACGCCCACTTATAGATATCGAGGCTGCAATGATAGATTCGACTCTACCTAATAATTTTGACCCTATAATAATCGACAATTTCATTGAGCATGTGTACGGCACTAAGGTTAAAAAAAGATTATAA
- a CDS encoding ankyrin repeat domain-containing protein, whose translation MQEIINAIEARNEELAIRLIRESGFDFGNRLPPLNPGNNPVPTPLHYAAKQGLINVIRCLLDHGADFDAKATWYYPDIPNESGSDSETPSRWAIYYNQLEALKELWKNGLPEFVDTNKSEKAYLLTKAARKGHLEIVKWLIEKGFPIDGVYDDVPISDAFLWDQYNVVEYLLNEGASIDYESDETPVLEAEGFMNFLRELLVHRDEFKFSNKFLVIAIDQFGAEEEIRLLVEQGYDLERVDHEGITLIQAAVLKENIEVIETLLNRAVDINNVDPHGYNVLDYALCSQNEEVINLFHRKGFNILERQIQGNKYGLWAVMQGDSENIVKAIMQGREQAIHTMQEKGLDLNCRTGNLLETPMHYAARQNHADVVQLLIKFGADVNIMDDDQQTPLYIAVTDRHPDIVNFLIDKGKALTSLPKDLLRVALEGQTEFEIAIKLLNSGIYIDIFTFSHMYRDKLVPKICEQAFKYDLSVAVGALMNISTACFKLNINEKIKKGVRETLHKYYLKQGYDKIIKALEKIIKNKNSQAEDSLEKYKEAIKLFVSIVGFEGLADNLVDEVKTKFKQDLKASKNIICDMPFPYIQSKIYPQQPLLNLISSFIPPKKQIVFTEICKDAPIFSKLQNLNHEFQPESRVQKTGEDGCVPVVDDI comes from the coding sequence ATGCAAGAAATAATTAATGCCATAGAGGCTCGAAACGAAGAGTTAGCAATACGCTTGATAAGAGAAAGCGGTTTTGATTTTGGTAATCGACTTCCACCCCTAAATCCAGGCAATAATCCTGTTCCAACGCCATTACACTATGCAGCCAAACAAGGTCTTATTAACGTTATAAGGTGTTTGTTAGATCATGGGGCTGACTTTGATGCCAAGGCTACATGGTACTATCCTGACATTCCTAACGAATCCGGTAGTGACAGTGAAACACCTTCACGATGGGCAATATATTATAATCAACTAGAAGCATTAAAAGAATTGTGGAAAAATGGACTTCCTGAGTTTGTTGACACTAATAAATCAGAAAAAGCTTATCTTCTCACAAAGGCTGCTCGTAAAGGTCATCTTGAGATAGTAAAGTGGCTTATTGAAAAAGGTTTTCCTATTGATGGAGTTTATGATGATGTACCTATATCAGATGCTTTTTTATGGGATCAGTATAATGTTGTAGAATATCTCCTTAATGAAGGTGCTTCGATAGATTATGAATCAGATGAAACACCCGTCCTAGAGGCGGAGGGCTTTATGAATTTCTTAAGGGAGTTGTTGGTACACAGGGATGAATTTAAGTTTAGTAACAAATTTCTCGTTATCGCTATAGATCAATTTGGAGCTGAGGAGGAGATAAGGTTACTAGTGGAACAGGGTTATGATTTGGAAAGAGTAGATCATGAAGGTATTACTCTTATCCAAGCTGCCGTATTAAAGGAAAATATCGAGGTGATAGAAACTTTGTTAAATAGAGCAGTAGATATTAATAATGTAGATCCACATGGCTACAACGTCTTAGATTATGCCTTGTGTAGCCAAAATGAAGAAGTAATAAATTTATTTCACAGAAAGGGTTTTAATATTCTTGAGAGACAAATTCAAGGTAATAAATATGGTCTTTGGGCTGTAATGCAAGGTGATAGCGAAAATATAGTTAAGGCTATAATGCAAGGTAGAGAGCAAGCGATACACACTATGCAAGAAAAAGGTCTAGATCTTAACTGCCGAACAGGTAATTTACTTGAGACTCCTATGCATTATGCTGCACGTCAAAACCATGCAGATGTGGTACAACTCCTTATCAAATTTGGCGCAGATGTTAATATCATGGATGATGATCAGCAGACACCTTTATATATCGCAGTCACAGATAGACACCCAGATATAGTAAACTTTTTAATTGACAAGGGAAAGGCATTGACTAGTTTGCCTAAAGATTTATTAAGAGTTGCTCTTGAGGGGCAAACTGAGTTTGAAATTGCTATCAAGTTACTAAACTCTGGAATATATATAGATATATTTACCTTTTCTCACATGTATCGCGATAAACTTGTCCCGAAAATTTGTGAACAAGCTTTTAAATATGATTTAAGTGTGGCTGTAGGAGCTTTAATGAATATATCCACGGCTTGTTTCAAACTTAACATTAACGAAAAAATTAAAAAAGGTGTTAGAGAAACTTTACACAAGTATTATTTAAAGCAAGGTTATGATAAGATTATTAAGGCATTAGAGAAGATTATAAAAAACAAAAATTCTCAAGCAGAAGATAGCTTAGAAAAATATAAAGAAGCTATTAAATTATTTGTTTCTATAGTAGGATTTGAAGGGCTGGCTGATAATTTAGTAGATGAAGTTAAGACAAAATTTAAACAAGATTTAAAGGCTTCAAAAAACATAATTTGTGATATGCCTTTTCCTTACATTCAATCCAAAATATATCCTCAACAACCTCTACTTAATTTAATTTCGTCATTTATACCACCGAAAAAGCAGATAGTATTTACAGAGATATGTAAAGATGCCCCAATATTTTCCAAGCTCCAAAACTTAAACCACGAGTTTCAACCAGAGTCAAGAGTACAAAAAACAGGCGAAGATGGATGTGTGCCTGTGGTGGATGATATTTAA